GCGGCGCCGGAGCCCCAGCAGGGACAAGTGCCGCTGACGATCAAGGCGCAATACATTAAAGATCTTTCTTTCGAGAACCCACGGGCACCCCAAAGCTTCCAGGTTTATCAAACCCCGCCCAGCATCCAGATCAGCGTGAATGTCGGCGCCCACCACCTCCAGGCGCAAGATTACGAGGTCAGCATAAAGATCAACGTCGATGCGAAGGCGAGCGATCAACCCCTTTTCGTGGTCGAACTCGACTATGCCGGCGTGTTCACGCTTGGAACGGTCCCGCAAGAGCATATGCGACCGCTCCTGTTGATCGAAGGTCCGCGCCTCTTGTTCCCGTTTGCACGAAATATCATCGCCGACGCGACACGAGAAGGCGGCTATCCCCCGCTTTTCATGCAGCCCGTCGACTTCGTCGAGCTTTATCGCCGCGAAATCGCCCAACAAGGGCGTC
The DNA window shown above is from Alphaproteobacteria bacterium and carries:
- the secB gene encoding protein-export chaperone SecB → MSDQSNQPAAPTAAPEPQQGQVPLTIKAQYIKDLSFENPRAPQSFQVYQTPPSIQISVNVGAHHLQAQDYEVSIKINVDAKASDQPLFVVELDYAGVFTLGTVPQEHMRPLLLIEGPRLLFPFARNIIADATREGGYPPLFMQPVDFVELYRREIAQQGRPN